The genomic interval AACCGCCAGCTTTTGACTTACTATGATGCGTTGCTGCAAAGTACGTTTATTGGATGTTTGGTGATTTAACTGAAAATAATAAAAAGTTGTCGTTAGTAAAACTAGATACATTATGTAAAATACAAGGCGGGTTACAAGTAAGTGCAGAAACTAGGAAAAACTTGTCATTAACAATGCCTTATTTGCGGGTAGCGAATGTTTATAGGAATCAATTAGAACTGTCAGAAATCAAGAATATTGATTTAACAGAAGGGGAATTAGAAAGAACAAGATTACAAAAAGATGATATATTAATTGTCGAAGGTCATGGTAATAGGAATGAAATCGGACGTGCAGCGATTTGGGATGGCTCAATAGATCCAGTTGTTCATCAAAATCATTTAATTAGAGTTCGTCCAGATTTTGAGCAAGCAACTTCAATTTTCTTATGTTATTTCGTTAATTCAGAATCAGGAAGGCAGCAATTAATTGGTTCTTCTAATACAACATCTGGGTTAAATACAATTAGCACTGGAAAAGTAAAAAATCTTAATTTACCAATTCCACCACTATCGCAACAACATCAATTTGCCAAAATAATAGAACAAATCGAATCTCAAAAAGAACAAGCAAAAAAATCCCTAGCCGAAAGCGAAGCGCTTTTCCAGGGACTTTTGGCCGGTTATTTCGGGGATAATTAATTATATTTGAAAGAATAAAACGCTCATCGCTATGCTTACTGTAATAGAAGGAGTTTACGAAAATGGACAAATCGTTCTTGACCACAAGCCGAAAACCAGTACTAAAATCAAGGTAATGGTAATATTTGAAGAAGTGAACGAAATTGAAAATATACCTCAAAAACGCCCTTTCGGCATTGCAAAAGGCACTATCCAGTTAAGCCCGGATTTTAATGATCCTCTGGAAGATTTAAAAGATTATATGTAAATGAAATTATTACTGGATACACACGCTGTATTATGGTTTATTGAGGGCGATTCGCAATTATCTGCCAAGGCAAGAGAACTTATTGAAAATCCGGTAAATGAAATTTATGTCAGTGTAATTAGTTTCTTTGAAATATCAATTAAACTGAAACTTGGCAAGCTCTATTTGCAAAAACCTTTGAGTTTGATTTTTCAGGACATAGCTCATGCTTATATTCATGTACTTCCTATAAGCAATTCACATTTGCTCGAATATCAAAATATCCCAATAATAAGCGATCATAAAACTAGGCGTCCCCGACCCATTTGATCGTCTGATTATTGCCACAGCTCTTGCTGAAAATGCTGGCCTTATCAGTATTGACCAGAAATTTGAAAACTACCGGGAATTAGTAACCATCATTTGGTAATTCTCTCATAACAAAAAACAACATCATGCTTACAGGCGAAAAACGTTCACAAATAGATAAAATATGGAATGCCTTCTGGACAGGCGGCGTTTCCAATCCGCTTACCGTTATTGAACAGATCACGTATCTGCTTTTTATCAAGCGTCTCGATGAAATACAAACGGCAGAAGGAATCAAAGGCAAGTCTGCTCCGCAAGGACATAGAGGCTCCCGTATATAAGCCAGAGCAGGCCGATCTGCGCTGGACACATTTCAAGGACCGCGAGCCTGAAGACCTTTTCAGTCACCTCACCAAACCGAAAGGCGTGTTTGACTTTATCAAAAACATGGGTCAGGACAATGCTTTCAGCCGTTTTATGAAAGGAGCGACTTTCATGATCCCGACGTCCCGGCTTCTGGCCCAGGTGATCGACCTGCTCAACGATGTGCAAATGACCGACCGCGATACCAAGGGCGACATTTACGAATATCTATTATCCAAAATTGCCTCAGCCGGTACCAACGGACAGTTTCGTACGCCTCGCCACATTATCAAAATGATGGTGGATATGATGGAACCTCTGCCGCAGGATATTATTTGTGATCCGTCGGCAGGTACATGCGGTTTTCTGGTTGCCTCTGCTGAATACGTACAAACCAAATATGAAGGCCGCTTTGGTGATACCGGATTCAGGAAACATTTCAACGAAAGAATGTTTATGGGCAGCGAGTTCGATGCGACTATGATACGCATCGGCGCTATGAACATGATGATGCACGGCATTGAAAACCCGAATTTGGCTGATGTCGACGCGTTGTCGGAAGCCAATGCTGGTTTTACCGATGTCGCGACTCTGGTACTGGCCAATCCGCCGTTTAAAGGGAGCCTGGACCACGAATCGGTTGAAAAGAATATTCTGGCAAAGGTCAATTCCAAAAAACAGAATTGCTTTTCCTTGGACTGATGCTGAGAGGATTGAAAATCGGCGGACGTGCAGCGGTGATCGTTCCCGACGGTGTCCTGTTCGGTTCGTCCAAAGCGCATGTGCAGATACGGAAGGAAATCATTGACGGGCACCAGTTAAGGGCAGTTATTTCAATGCCTTCCGGTGTGTTCAAACCTTATGCCGGAGTTAGTACGGCCATTCTGATCTTTACCAGAACGGATTCCGGCGGAACGGACAAAGTATGGTTTTACGACATGAAAGCAGATGGGTACAGTCTGGACGACAAACGTCAGGAAATAGCTGATAATGATATCGACGATATTGTAAGCCGTTTCCGCCACCCCGACGGGGAAGCTGACAGAAAACGCACGGACCGTTCATTTTTTGTGCCCGTAAGTGATATCATAGGGAATAATTACGATCTTAGCATCAACCGTTACAAGGAAGTAATTCACGAAGAAAAGTTTTACGACAAACCGGCTGTGATCATTGCAAAAATCAAAGAACTGGACGAAGCCCGCCAGCAAAACCTGGCCGATCTTGAAAAATTACTGGAAGAGAGTTTATGAGGGGCCGCCGCTCATGAACTTTTAACTCATAAACTCATAAACTTTAAACCTTGCGACCGTCACTCCTGAACTCTGAACTCCTGAACTTTAAACCGCGCGGCGACCGCTCATAAACTCAAAAAAATGCCCGACTCTAATTTCTTTTTCCTGACCAAAGAATGGGCCGATATACACGATACGGCACAAAAAGCAGAAAGTTATGCAGCTACCGAACCAACGGTATCTGCATTTTTGAGTAGAAAAGCATTGGAAGAAATGATGGCCTGGCTGTATGACCATGACAGCAATCTGAGGCTTCCCGCAAAAGAACAGTTTAATCTGAATGATCTGCTGAGAGAACAAAGTTTTAAGGATTCGTGGGGAATGGAGTTTGGCAAAGAGCTGCATATTGTTAAAAATACGGGTAACAGCGCTGCGCATAAAAGTGTAAAGATTGGCGCTAATGAAGCAATTGCAAGTATTAAAATCCTGTTTCGTTTCTGCTCAGGAGTTGTCAGGACTTTTTCCGACCATCCGTATAATTATATACAATTTGACCAGAACCTGATTCCTGCAAGTGGTAATTCACTTTCTGCGAAGGCAATGGAGCAGATCATGAAGGAAGCTAAATTGCAGAACATCGAACTCGACCGCAAGGATGCTGAAATAAGCCAGAAAGAAGAAGAACTGGAAAAAGTAAAAGCCCAGCTGGAACATTATAAAAAGCTGAGCCAGCAGAATGGAGACGTAGCAGCACCAGCGGTATTATCTGAAAAAGAAACCAGGAAACTGTATATTGATGTATTGCTCCGGCAGTCGGGCTGGAAT from Dyadobacter sp. NIV53 carries:
- a CDS encoding restriction endonuclease subunit S, translated to MFGDLTENNKKLSLVKLDTLCKIQGGLQVSAETRKNLSLTMPYLRVANVYRNQLELSEIKNIDLTEGELERTRLQKDDILIVEGHGNRNEIGRAAIWDGSIDPVVHQNHLIRVRPDFEQATSIFLCYFVNSESGRQQLIGSSNTTSGLNTISTGKVKNLNLPIPPLSQQHQFAKIIEQIESQKEQAKKSLAESEALFQGLLAGYFGDN
- a CDS encoding DUF2281 domain-containing protein, with amino-acid sequence MLTVIEGVYENGQIVLDHKPKTSTKIKVMVIFEEVNEIENIPQKRPFGIAKGTIQLSPDFNDPLEDLKDYM
- a CDS encoding type II toxin-antitoxin system VapC family toxin, with product MKLLLDTHAVLWFIEGDSQLSAKARELIENPVNEIYVSVISFFEISIKLKLGKLYLQKPLSLIFQDIAHAYIHVLPISNSHLLEYQNIPIISDHKTRRPRPI
- a CDS encoding type I restriction-modification system subunit M N-terminal domain-containing protein, producing the protein MLTGEKRSQIDKIWNAFWTGGVSNPLTVIEQITYLLFIKRLDEIQTAEGIKGKSAPQGHRGSRI
- a CDS encoding class I SAM-dependent DNA methyltransferase: MKYKRQKESKASLLRKDIEAPVYKPEQADLRWTHFKDREPEDLFSHLTKPKGVFDFIKNMGQDNAFSRFMKGATFMIPTSRLLAQVIDLLNDVQMTDRDTKGDIYEYLLSKIASAGTNGQFRTPRHIIKMMVDMMEPLPQDIICDPSAGTCGFLVASAEYVQTKYEGRFGDTGFRKHFNERMFMGSEFDATMIRIGAMNMMMHGIENPNLADVDALSEANAGFTDVATLVLANPPFKGSLDHESVEKNILAKVNSKKQNCFSLD
- a CDS encoding class I SAM-dependent DNA methyltransferase gives rise to the protein MLFLGLMLRGLKIGGRAAVIVPDGVLFGSSKAHVQIRKEIIDGHQLRAVISMPSGVFKPYAGVSTAILIFTRTDSGGTDKVWFYDMKADGYSLDDKRQEIADNDIDDIVSRFRHPDGEADRKRTDRSFFVPVSDIIGNNYDLSINRYKEVIHEEKFYDKPAVIIAKIKELDEARQQNLADLEKLLEESL